In Halodesulfovibrio aestuarii DSM 17919 = ATCC 29578, the DNA window GCCCTGTCGCGACCATAATGGACGTCGGCGTAGCAAGCCCCATGGCACACGGGCAGGCAATAACCATAACGGCTACAAAAATTCGTAGCGCAAACGGGAAAGACGCTCCAGCAATAAGCCATGCCATGCCGGAAACTAACGCAATACACATAACAATCGGTACAAAGTACAGACTAACAGTATCAGCCATGGAAGCTATCGGAGCCTTCGACCCCTGAGCATCCTGCACAACACGAATGATTCGGGAAAGAACAGTATCTGCGCCGACATGCTCTGCTTTCATGGTTAACACGCTATGTGTGTTGACAGTACCACCGGCAAGTGAGTCACCGACCGTTTTTGAAACAGGCAATGATTCCCCTGTAAGCATGGATTCATCTACGCTTGAAGAGCCCTCAATGATGCTACCGTCAACCGGAATACGTTCGCCCGGTCGAATAAGCAAAATATCACCTGCTACGACCTCTGCGGCAGGCACTGTATGCTGTTCTCCATTAACGATCCGGATAGCAGTATCAGGTGTGAGATCCATCAACCCTTTAATAGCGTCAGAGGTATGTGACCGGGAACGGGTTTCGAGAAACTTACCCAGAGAAACAAGAGCAATCAACACACCTGCTGCCTCAAAATACAAATCCATCACACGGGTCATTACATTAATACCAAGATAAATCTCCACAGTTCCCCAAAGACTGTAGGCAAATGCAGCACCTGTTCCTACAGCAATGAGGGAGTCCATATTAGGAGCCCCCCTGAAGAGATTTTTAAATCCGTGTAGATAAAAATCGCGCCCTGACCACATGATAGGGATAACCAAAATCAATTGAGTAAGAGAAAAAGTCCTCGGCGAGGAATGAGGAGCCAACCACTCAGGCAGACTGAGACCTGTCATGTCAGACATAGCAACAATCAGCAGGAGAAAGGCAAATATAATTTCCGGGATAAGCTTGGCCTTCATTCCGGCCAAACGTTCCCGCATTGACTCCTGCTGTTCTTCCCACATGGCAGTAACGTCCTGTGCACCGTCTTCAGCTTCCTTCAACGTTGCACCAAACCCCAGCATCGCAACTTTTTCGACAAACGCTGCCACAGCGGTGTCTTTATCAACATCAACAGCCGGGGTAATTCTGGCAGTCTCTGTTGCGAGATTAACTTCAACAGATGCAAATTCCGGCATTTGTGATGTAACCTTTTCTATTCGGGCAGAACATGCAGCACAATGCATACCGGAAATGGCAAAACGCAGTTCTTCACCGTCGTCAGCGCTCTCAGGCTGTGCCACCGCTTCGTACCCTGTGTCAGCTACCTTTCGCACGATATCAGCAACACTACTCTGCGAAGAATCAAATTCAACCTGCATAGAATCTGTTGCCAAGTTTACAGCAATATTTATTACTCCCTCTACTTCTGAGACCCCCTTCTCAATGCGGGCAGCGCAAGAAGCACAAGTCATACCTTTTATGGGCATGGTGACTTTTCGGAGTGTATTTGAATCAATCGACTCAATATGGTTATCAGTCATAACAAACCTCATTGTTTCACATAGATACGGCAACATGCAGTACGCACCATCAGAAAAATTTTCTGAATAGTTGAGCGACATTAAATGTTACGATATGCTACGCTTGATACTAATTTTATACAATTCTTTTGAACAGCTGTATGAGGATTACATAATGCCAACAATTACTGTTACCGGAATGTCCTGTCAGCACTGCGTTAACGCAGTTACCAAAGCCCTTGAGGCAATTGATGGAATTTCCGACGTTGCTGTCGACCTGCTTTCCGGAAAAGTTGAATGGAAAGAAACCACCACTGTTCCAATGGAGACCATCGAAACAGCCATCACTGGTATTGGGTTTGAAATTAAAAAATAGCAGCAATACACAGCAATAAAAAAAGAGCCGGAATAATCCGGCTCTTTTTTATTGAAACAATTTTCTTCTGAGTGTGTTGCCAAAATAACCAAATACAGTGTGCCGCGCTACTTCATCATGACAGACAAGGTGCCGTTAGTCTGGGTTGCGGACCAATTAGATGGAATGTTACCTTTCAAATCAAGCACAATACGAATCCGATCTTCGTGATGCCCCAAGCGAACGGCCTTAACAAGATTATCCGCTACAACCTTGGGCTCAGGTAACTCCTCTTTGAAATGCCCGACAATATCCACAACAAACCTATCAGGCTCTTTTAATTCAAAAATTTTGTACGTAAATTTATTCACCGCAGACACAGTCAGCTTTTCGTCTGCGTACGAAACGGATTCAAGAGCAAGAAGCTCTGCATGTTTAGCAACTGTATCTTTTTTCCGGGAAGTCGCAGCTGGAGGCTGCACTGACGTCGTCGCATCAGGTTGAGGCCGAACCTCTGCGACTGTTACAGTCTTTGTTACAAGGATAAGGTCATTTCCTGTATCCTCTTGCGTGCGCTCTGCAACTGGTACTTGCAATGAGGAGGAACCGGCCTTCACATCAGAGTTTTTTGCGTGGTCAGCCTTGGGGGCAGTCGAAGAGAGCGTATCTGACGTGCTTTTTCCTATTACAACATCTTGCAGGGCCTGACTCTCCTGCGTGGAGGTGTTGACAGAGACCTGAGAGGATGCATTTTCAGAAATGGTATAGGCTTCACGCCTTATCCATTTATTATAGCCGATAAGAACAGTCCCGACCACAAGTGCTAATACAATCAACATGGAAATATTGCGATTCATGCATCCTCCCCTCAGTGGTTACATCATCTACTTTGCAGCCCGTCCTTCATTACGTACATACTCAAGAAAACGCTGTGCCGGTTTCAAATTTTCATTAAGCGCAATTGCACGGTTCAGGTATCGTATGGTGTTCCCATAATCACCCATATCATAATACACGCGAGCAACATTGAACAAGGCGTGCTCATCTTCCGGACTAAGTTCCACAACACGCAGCTGGTGCTGCAAGGCCGCTGCCGGCAACTTCTGTTTACGCAGGTCTGAACCAAATCCTGCAAAGACATGTTTATGCTCCGGCAAAACGCCTTCTTTAGAATCAGCTAGCTTTGTGAGCAGCTTAAGGGCATTACGCCTGTCACCACTTTCCAGTGCTGCGAGCGCATCTTCAAAACTGGCCTTCAGGTTCTTGGCAACATTTTCAGGTTTTTTTTGCTCACGGGCAAAAGCTTCTGCCTCTTCACGGGCGATATCAAGAGCTTTCGAAGAGGAGATAAGCTCTGGAGTAACATCTGTGCCATTTTTATCTTTCAGGACAAAAGAATACGGCTCTTCAGGCAAAGAACGCACTTCATGCTCCACAAGATGAGCATGGGCGAGTACTTGCGGCGGCAACAACACGTCCGGTTCTTTAATAAACCTATGAATAAAGTCTTCTACTCGCAAACGATACTGTTTACCCGCAATGGTACGCCGGGCAGATAATGCTTGAATCATTACAGTGTCATTATCAGTATACCAAACAAGCCAGTAGCGTTTATCCTCTTCTGAGGCTTCAGTCCCTTGCTCAGATTCAAGAGACGAGTACACACCTTTATATTCTAAATGCAACACAACGTACTTCCTAATAGCGTTCGGATTACTATGGATACTACCTATTTTTTATTGCCTGCAAAAACTTTTGGGCAGGCTCAAGCTGCGGATTCTCCAAAAGTGCACGATGCAACCACCTTTTACAATCGGCCATTTTTCGCAAATCATAATAAACACGGGCAATGTTATAACACAAATGATCATCATTAGGAGAAAGCTCGGATGCTTTCAAGTAATGTTTCAATGCAATTTCCGGTTCCTGCTGCTTTCTCAACTTCCGTCCAAAGTCATTAAACAAATGTTTATGCTTTGGCTGCCAAGTTACCTCTTTTTCAGGAACACCTTGTAAGATTCTGCGGCCTTGTTTTGAATACCCGCTACGAAGCATTGTCATACCTTGATCAAATTTTTCGATTGCCTCTTCTTCTTCCAGACGTAACCCCGTTTTTGAGGCCTTGTGAGTAGGAATTCTTGCCAGTAAAGCTGCGGTCTGATCATCCTGTTGCTGAGAATCATGCAGACCTGAGCCTGCATCCAACCTGTGAGACTCAAGTGCTAACAGGTTAGGTTCAAACACATATTCTTGTTCAAACTCGTCTCGTTCAACAATTCGCTTGTCACCGACAGGAGTCAAATTGCTTGTAAGAAGTTGTACTTCGAAATCTCCATCTGCCCTTGGACTCGCATACCAGTATCTCTTCGAAATACTCTTTCGTCTCGTTGCACCAGAACCAATCCAAAGATTGGAAGACGTGTGGTAAACACCTTCAGTCATTTATTGCCCCCAATATATGCACTTATAATGTCACTAAACCCTATCATACCGCTTTCAACTTGAAAACAGCAGTTGGGACATCAAACTAGTATTTAAAAAACATTGTGGACGATGAATATGTTTTCATTTACTTTTCGGTCATGCATGAAATGGCAATAGCAGCAAGTCTTATTGATATCGTCAAGGAAGAGATGGCAAAGCATAATGCCTCTAAATTGCTTATGGTTCGCGTTTGTTATGGAAAGCTGACCAACCTTGTGCCCGAGGCGCTTTCGTTTGCTTTTGAAGTACAAACACAACAAAGCCCTTTAGAAGGCGCTGAGCTGGAGCTTAAAGAAATTCCTGTCACTGTTACCTGTGGTGAATGCTCTACTGAGTTTACACCGGAGGGAACGGATCTTTTTTGTATGCCGTGTCCATCGTGTGAAAATTTATTCGGCCACACAGTGCTCACAGGAAAAGAACTTTACTTAGATCATCTTGAAGCGGAGTAAGTAATCCCTATGGAAATCCCAGTAGTACGCAACATACTTGAAGCAAACGATAAAATCGCAGTAAATTTAAAAGAACTTTTTGCTAAACACGGCATTCTTGTTCTTAACCTCATCAGTTCACCTGGCGCGGGAAAGACCTCTATCCTTGAACGCACCCTGACAGATCTTAAAGATGAATTTAAGATGGCTGTTATTGAAGGTGACTGTCAGACTGACAACGATGCCCGCAGGGTTGCAGAAACTGGAGCAAAAGCTGTTCAGATTAATACTGACGGCGGCTGCCACCTTGACAGCAACATGATTACAGCTGCACTTGCTAATTTTGACATGGATAACATTGATATCCTGTTCATCGAAAACGTTGGCAACCTTGTTTGTCCTGTTGAATTTGATTGCGGCGAAGATTTTAAAATCGCTCTGCTCAGCGTTCCGGAAGGCGACGATAAACCTGAAAAATATCCAGCCTTATTTGAAAAATCTTCAGCAATGATTCTAAACAAGTGCGATCTGCTTCCGTACGTTCAGTTTGATGTTGAACGCGCAAAACGGTTTGCAACCCAGCTGAATAAAGACATGCCTGTATTCCAAACTTCCTGCACTACCAGCGAAGGCCTTGATACATGGTACGAATGGCTGCGCACCGCGCATGCAGCAAAACAAAAATAATATCTGACAAATACCCATTGCAGATAATTATTGTATATTTGCCCCCGATTTTCGGGGGCTTTTTTTCACAAAAGTCTCAAACCAAATAAGCTTACGTGGAAAGATATAGCACTCAACGTGCAAAAAAAACGGAACGTCCTCTGGACAACATCCACGTTAGTGACTACTGACTTTTATACTTAGATCTCATACAGCCTGCCTTACTAACCGCCGCACAGGACAGACTGTT includes these proteins:
- a CDS encoding heavy metal translocating P-type ATPase translates to MTDNHIESIDSNTLRKVTMPIKGMTCASCAARIEKGVSEVEGVINIAVNLATDSMQVEFDSSQSSVADIVRKVADTGYEAVAQPESADDGEELRFAISGMHCAACSARIEKVTSQMPEFASVEVNLATETARITPAVDVDKDTAVAAFVEKVAMLGFGATLKEAEDGAQDVTAMWEEQQESMRERLAGMKAKLIPEIIFAFLLLIVAMSDMTGLSLPEWLAPHSSPRTFSLTQLILVIPIMWSGRDFYLHGFKNLFRGAPNMDSLIAVGTGAAFAYSLWGTVEIYLGINVMTRVMDLYFEAAGVLIALVSLGKFLETRSRSHTSDAIKGLMDLTPDTAIRIVNGEQHTVPAAEVVAGDILLIRPGERIPVDGSIIEGSSSVDESMLTGESLPVSKTVGDSLAGGTVNTHSVLTMKAEHVGADTVLSRIIRVVQDAQGSKAPIASMADTVSLYFVPIVMCIALVSGMAWLIAGASFPFALRIFVAVMVIACPCAMGLATPTSIMVATGRGAQLGVLFKNGTALEQTGRIQTVVFDKTGTITHGKPELVHVESLNGIEQETALAYAASLESLSEHPLATAIVKGARERGVSLLDTQDVTAESGKGIYGTVDGKTIRIGNAAYAGVDQNAEVLERMKMQALQGRTALVMSVDDRPALLVAVADTIKPEAAVVVRRLKERGVSVVMLTGDNSVTASAMAKQAGIDTVISEVHPEDKSDTILGLQKKGQLVAMVGDGINDAPALATADVGIAMGTGIDVAVEAGDVVLMSGELTGVITAIELSRAAVKNIKQNLVWAFGYNTLGIPVAMGLLYALFNGPTLSPMIAGGAMALSSVSVVSNALRLRWFKPQD
- a CDS encoding heavy-metal-associated domain-containing protein, which codes for MPTITVTGMSCQHCVNAVTKALEAIDGISDVAVDLLSGKVEWKETTTVPMETIETAITGIGFEIKK
- a CDS encoding AMIN domain-containing protein, which codes for MNRNISMLIVLALVVGTVLIGYNKWIRREAYTISENASSQVSVNTSTQESQALQDVVIGKSTSDTLSSTAPKADHAKNSDVKAGSSSLQVPVAERTQEDTGNDLILVTKTVTVAEVRPQPDATTSVQPPAATSRKKDTVAKHAELLALESVSYADEKLTVSAVNKFTYKIFELKEPDRFVVDIVGHFKEELPEPKVVADNLVKAVRLGHHEDRIRIVLDLKGNIPSNWSATQTNGTLSVMMK
- a CDS encoding tetratricopeptide repeat protein, which encodes MLHLEYKGVYSSLESEQGTEASEEDKRYWLVWYTDNDTVMIQALSARRTIAGKQYRLRVEDFIHRFIKEPDVLLPPQVLAHAHLVEHEVRSLPEEPYSFVLKDKNGTDVTPELISSSKALDIAREEAEAFAREQKKPENVAKNLKASFEDALAALESGDRRNALKLLTKLADSKEGVLPEHKHVFAGFGSDLRKQKLPAAALQHQLRVVELSPEDEHALFNVARVYYDMGDYGNTIRYLNRAIALNENLKPAQRFLEYVRNEGRAAK
- a CDS encoding tetratricopeptide repeat protein codes for the protein MTEGVYHTSSNLWIGSGATRRKSISKRYWYASPRADGDFEVQLLTSNLTPVGDKRIVERDEFEQEYVFEPNLLALESHRLDAGSGLHDSQQQDDQTAALLARIPTHKASKTGLRLEEEEAIEKFDQGMTMLRSGYSKQGRRILQGVPEKEVTWQPKHKHLFNDFGRKLRKQQEPEIALKHYLKASELSPNDDHLCYNIARVYYDLRKMADCKRWLHRALLENPQLEPAQKFLQAIKNR
- a CDS encoding hydrogenase maturation nickel metallochaperone HypA, with translation MAIAASLIDIVKEEMAKHNASKLLMVRVCYGKLTNLVPEALSFAFEVQTQQSPLEGAELELKEIPVTVTCGECSTEFTPEGTDLFCMPCPSCENLFGHTVLTGKELYLDHLEAE
- the hypB gene encoding hydrogenase nickel incorporation protein HypB, giving the protein MEIPVVRNILEANDKIAVNLKELFAKHGILVLNLISSPGAGKTSILERTLTDLKDEFKMAVIEGDCQTDNDARRVAETGAKAVQINTDGGCHLDSNMITAALANFDMDNIDILFIENVGNLVCPVEFDCGEDFKIALLSVPEGDDKPEKYPALFEKSSAMILNKCDLLPYVQFDVERAKRFATQLNKDMPVFQTSCTTSEGLDTWYEWLRTAHAAKQK